One Cucumis sativus cultivar 9930 chromosome 1, Cucumber_9930_V3, whole genome shotgun sequence DNA segment encodes these proteins:
- the LOC101217087 gene encoding transcription termination factor MTEF1, chloroplastic, translating to MSSSSATAFHSSFCFSSHNKLSSSPSNSHQPNTSLSPKPKTLLHKHPLYTPLHSTVSSQTKEKILCLEIMGVDSGKALSQNPSLHSVTLESIHSVISFLQSKGIHQKDFAKIFGMCPKILTSDVKTDLVPVFNFLSEDLKIPDQNFRKAINKCPRLLASSAEDQLKPALFYLQRLGLKDLEALAYHDSVLLVSSVEKTLIPKLKYLESLGFTRSEIVGMVLRCPALLTFSIENNFKPKFEYFSVEMHKKLEELKDFPQYFAFSLEKRIKPRYVETVESGKKVPLSLMLKTTDVEFRELLAEGGG from the coding sequence ATGTCTTCTTCATCTGCAACTGCTTTCCATTCTTCTTTCTGTTTCTCTTCTCATAAtaaactttcttcttctccctcAAATTCCCATCAACCAAACACTTCCTTATCACCCAAACCCAAAACCCTTCTCCATAAACATCCTCTCTACACGCCACTTCATTCCACAGTCTCTTCTCAAACCAAAGAGAAAATTCTCTGTCTTGAAATCATGGGTGTTGATTCTGGCAAAGCTCTTTCTCAAAACCCTTCTCTTCATTCTGTTACTCTTGAATCCATTCACTCTGTCATCTCCTTCCTCCAATCTAAAGGCATTCACCAAAAGGACTTCGCCAAAATCTTTGGAATGTGTCCTAAAATCCTCACTTCAGATGTTAAAACTGATTTAGTACCAGTTTTCAACTTTCTCTCTGAAGATCTCAAAATCCCAGATCAGAACTTTAGAAAAGCTATCAATAAGTGCCCAAGATTGCTTGCTTCAAGTGCTGAAGATCAGTTGAAACCTGCTTTGTTTTATCTTCAAAGACTTGGGTTGAAGGATTTGGAGGCTTTGGCTTATCATGATTCTGTTTTGCTGGTTTCAAGTGTGGAGAAGACCTTGATTCCTAAACTCAAGTATTTGGAGAGTTTGGGATTCACAAGGAGTGAAATCGTTGGGATGGTATTAAGGTGTCCAGCTCTGCTTACTTTCAGTattgaaaacaatttcaaGCCAAAGTTTGAGTATTTCTCTGTGGAGATGCATAAAAAACTTGAGGAGCTTAAGGATTTTCCTCAGTATTTTGCCTTTAGCTTGGAGAAGAGGATAAAGCCGAGGTATGTGGAGACAGTGGAGAGTGGAAAAAAAGTGCCTTTGTCACTTATGCTTAAGACCACAGATGTTGAGTTTAGAGAGTTGTTAGCAGAAGGGGGTGGTTGA